The proteins below come from a single Conger conger chromosome 10, fConCon1.1, whole genome shotgun sequence genomic window:
- the LOC133138107 gene encoding tripartite motif-containing protein 16-like isoform X1 — protein sequence MAEANISVDQDQFSCSICLDLLKDPVAIPCGHSYCMGCIKDCWDQDDHIGVYSCPQCRQTFTPRPVLGRNTMLAEVVEKLKKTGLQAAPPAHCYAGPGDVVCDICTGRKHKAIKSCLVCLASYCEIHLQTHFESPPLKKHKLVKATGNLQEKICSNHDKLLEVFCRSDQQCICMLCVMDEHRGHDTVSVVAERTEKQKQLGVTQSKFQQRIQEREKELPDLRQAVQSLKRSAQTAVEDSERIFTELIRSIERRRSEVKELIRDQEKAEVSRAEGLLERLEQEIAELRRREAELEQLSHTEDHIHFLQSCQSLCAPPGPGDLPSIPVSPNVSFEAVRKSVSELKERLEDVFKAELVKVSGRVEEVSVLEPQTRQDFLQYGCQLTLDPNTAHRKLRLSEGNREVTCVREIRLYPDHPERFELWPQVLCREGVSGRCYWEAEWSGQDGVYIAVSYKEISRKGEGNDCIMGRNNKSWSLFCSPSSYSFIHNNVDTKIPGPSSSRIGVYLDHRAGTLSFYSVSDTMTLLHRVQTTFTQPLYPGFGFGFYYRSSVKL from the exons atggctgaggCCAATATCTCGGtggatcaggaccagttcagctgttcaATCTGTTTGGATCTACTGAAGGATCCGGTGgctattccctgtggacacagttactgtatgggctgtattaaggactgctgggatcaggatgatcatattggtgtctacagctgtccccagtgcagacagaccttcaccccaaggcctgttctgggcagaaacaccatgctggctgaagtggtggagaaactgaagaagacaggactccaagctgctcctcctgctcactgttacgctggacctggagacgtggtGTGTGACATCTGTACtgggagaaagcacaaagccatcaagtcctgtctggtgtgtctggcaTCTTACTGTGAAATTCACCTCCAGACTCACTTTGAATCTCCTCCTCTTAAGAAacacaaactggtcaaagccactggaaacctgcaggagaagatctgctcTAATCACGACAAACTGCTGGAGGTTTTCTGTCGTAGcgatcagcagtgtatctgtatgctgtgtgtgatggatgaacacagaggccatgatacagtctcagtggtagcagaaaggactgagaaacag aagcagctgggggtgaCACAGAGTAAgttccagcagagaatccaggagagagagaaggagctgccggatctgagacaggctgtgcagtcactcaag cgctctgcacagacagcagtggaggacagtgagaggatctttactgagctgatccgctccattgagagaaggcgctctgaggtgaaagagctgatcagagatcaggagaaggctgaagtgagtcgggctgaaggactcctggagcgactggagcaggagattgctgagctgaggaggagagaggctgagctggagcagctttcacacacagaggatcacatccatttcctccag agctgtcagtccctctgtgcccctcctggacctggagacttacccagcatccCTGTCAGTCCAAacgtctcttttgaggctgtgaggaaatctgtctctgaactgAAAGAGCGACTGGAGGATGTTTTCAAGGCGGAGTTAGTCAAAGTTTCTGGAAGAG tggaAGAAGTCTCTGTTCTAGAGCCCCAGACCAGACAGGACTTCTTACAAT atggctgtcagctcacactggaccccaacacagcgcacagaaagctccgtctgtctgaggggaacagagaggtgacctgtgtgagagagatccggttatatcctgatcatccagagagatttgagctCTGGCCCCAAGTGTtgtgcagagagggtgtgtctggacgctgttactgggaggctgagtggagtgggcaGGATGGGGTTTAtatagcagtgtcatataaagagatcagcaggaaaggggagGGTAATGACTGTATAATGGGACGTAATAACAAGTCCTGGAGTTTGTTCTGCTCTCCCTCCAGTTACTCTTTCATTCACAATAATGTTGACACTAAAATCCCtggtccctcctcctccagaataggagtgtacctggatcacagggcaggaactctgtccttctacagcgtctctgacacaatgaccctcctgcacagagtccagaccacattcactcagcccctctatcctgggtttgggtttgggttttatTATAGatcctctgtaaaactgtga
- the LOC133138107 gene encoding E3 ubiquitin/ISG15 ligase TRIM25-like isoform X2: MAEANISVDQDQFSCSICLDLLKDPVAIPCGHSYCMGCIKDCWDQDDHIGVYSCPQCRQTFTPRPVLGRNTMLAEVVEKLKKTGLQAAPPAHCYAGPGDVVCDICTGRKHKAIKSCLVCLASYCEIHLQTHFESPPLKKHKLVKATGNLQEKICSNHDKLLEVFCRSDQQCICMLCVMDEHRGHDTVSVVAERTEKQKQLGVTQSKFQQRIQEREKELPDLRQAVQSLKRSAQTAVEDSERIFTELIRSIERRRSEVKELIRDQEKAEVSRAEGLLERLEQEIAELRRREAELEQLSHTEDHIHFLQSCQSLCAPPGPGDLPSIPVSPNVSFEAVRKSVSELKERLEDVFKAELVKVSGRGSSAGVADTSANGPDGEGQSWQASWQPYEPEIGCVQSVPDCLGRKPCAISSCKP, encoded by the exons atggctgaggCCAATATCTCGGtggatcaggaccagttcagctgttcaATCTGTTTGGATCTACTGAAGGATCCGGTGgctattccctgtggacacagttactgtatgggctgtattaaggactgctgggatcaggatgatcatattggtgtctacagctgtccccagtgcagacagaccttcaccccaaggcctgttctgggcagaaacaccatgctggctgaagtggtggagaaactgaagaagacaggactccaagctgctcctcctgctcactgttacgctggacctggagacgtggtGTGTGACATCTGTACtgggagaaagcacaaagccatcaagtcctgtctggtgtgtctggcaTCTTACTGTGAAATTCACCTCCAGACTCACTTTGAATCTCCTCCTCTTAAGAAacacaaactggtcaaagccactggaaacctgcaggagaagatctgctcTAATCACGACAAACTGCTGGAGGTTTTCTGTCGTAGcgatcagcagtgtatctgtatgctgtgtgtgatggatgaacacagaggccatgatacagtctcagtggtagcagaaaggactgagaaacag aagcagctgggggtgaCACAGAGTAAgttccagcagagaatccaggagagagagaaggagctgccggatctgagacaggctgtgcagtcactcaag cgctctgcacagacagcagtggaggacagtgagaggatctttactgagctgatccgctccattgagagaaggcgctctgaggtgaaagagctgatcagagatcaggagaaggctgaagtgagtcgggctgaaggactcctggagcgactggagcaggagattgctgagctgaggaggagagaggctgagctggagcagctttcacacacagaggatcacatccatttcctccag agctgtcagtccctctgtgcccctcctggacctggagacttacccagcatccCTGTCAGTCCAAacgtctcttttgaggctgtgaggaaatctgtctctgaactgAAAGAGCGACTGGAGGATGTTTTCAAGGCGGAGTTAGTCAAAGTTTCTGGAAGAG GTTCCAGTGCAGGTGTTGCTGACACCAGTGCAAACGGGCCTGACGGTGAAGGGCAGTCATGGCAGGCCTCCTGGCAGCCCTATGAGCCGGAGATTGGCTGCGTACAGTCTGTTCCGGATTGTCTGGGCCGAAAGCCGTGTGCCATATCGTCCTGCAAACCTTGA